One genomic segment of Actinomycetota bacterium includes these proteins:
- a CDS encoding OB-fold nucleic acid binding domain-containing protein — translation MQGPEGLVTGVATEVTSGALSDGFSDEHSSDAFPIYGIRLALKDVHGISGVEVRSILEARAERAFRDVRDFIRRAEVSRPVVERLAHAGGFDALPKGSRRDRLYAAMVAPAERVGEQLTLSLEDPEPPGLREYTDAERVRAELEVIEMDASRHLMTFYEPLLKEIGVTRSRDLWKLRSDAVVTVAGVKVASQTPAVRSGQRIIFLTLDDATGPVDVTVFERVQETCARTVFHSFVLAVRGRLRRTGVRGVSIIADEVFDLAALHRARREAARPGDASRPPRKLWHASGGSAGW, via the coding sequence TTGCAGGGCCCAGAGGGGTTGGTCACCGGGGTCGCCACCGAAGTCACCTCAGGAGCCCTCTCCGACGGCTTCTCCGACGAGCACTCCTCGGATGCTTTCCCGATCTACGGCATCCGGCTCGCGCTCAAGGACGTGCACGGGATCTCGGGGGTCGAGGTCCGGTCGATCCTGGAGGCGCGGGCCGAACGAGCGTTCCGCGATGTCCGCGATTTCATCCGGCGGGCGGAGGTGTCGCGGCCGGTGGTGGAGCGGCTGGCCCACGCGGGGGGGTTCGACGCGCTGCCGAAGGGGAGCCGGCGGGACCGGCTGTACGCGGCCATGGTGGCGCCGGCCGAGCGGGTGGGGGAGCAGCTCACGCTGTCGCTGGAGGACCCCGAGCCCCCCGGCCTCCGTGAGTACACCGACGCCGAGCGGGTCCGGGCCGAGCTCGAGGTGATCGAGATGGACGCCTCCCGGCACCTCATGACGTTCTACGAGCCGTTGTTGAAGGAGATCGGCGTGACGCGTTCCCGGGACCTGTGGAAGCTCCGGAGCGACGCCGTGGTCACGGTGGCGGGGGTGAAGGTGGCGTCGCAGACCCCGGCGGTCCGCTCGGGCCAGCGAATCATCTTCCTGACCCTGGACGACGCCACCGGGCCGGTCGACGTGACCGTGTTCGAGCGGGTCCAGGAGACCTGCGCCAGGACGGTGTTCCACTCCTTCGTCCTGGCGGTGCGGGGGAGGCTCCGGCGGACGGGGGTCCGGGGGGTCAGTATCATCGCCGATGAGGTCTTCGACCTCGCCGCGCTCCACCGGGCCCGCCGTGAAGCCGCGCGACCCGGCGACGCCTCTCGTCCACCGCGCAAGCTGTGGCATGCCAGCGGGGGGTCCGCCGGCTGGTGA
- a CDS encoding MFS transporter: MQERYDERDRARRQAKEALLEPPFPHSAAPPPRRLLANRPFAWLVASYGISQLGFWAFFLAILGQAGFEYHAGAFQLGILFSSFSISFLLLTAPLGQVCDRWSPKWMVVAGQVVSIASIVPAMVGHSVGWLYAASVIDGVAAAAAIPARGSLTALLVDRDELVRANGTMNTASMFAVIFGPVVSGYLVKGYGHRAAYWFILAVIGVGLVLLFPIEDRRPRGSSENSFGRDLADGFRLSWRHRELRALLLLAGSAWFLITVLITLEPLFVKQVLHRKIDSLGILWSAHGVGAFVGALAVTRMKRAGGREVLLLGVALLVGSAGLLVYVGTPLFGVAIVGNAIFGVSFAWFVSLSQALIQRVTAEDMVGRVTGVVGMLQETSSLACAVGISALAGVIAAVQPYLIGSALAMSVFGFYGLRVGRTFGRSGPSTSVPAPATEAPALAHPDHG, encoded by the coding sequence ATGCAGGAACGCTACGACGAGCGGGACCGGGCCCGCCGGCAGGCCAAGGAGGCCCTGCTGGAGCCGCCGTTCCCGCACAGCGCGGCACCGCCGCCCCGGCGGCTGCTGGCCAACCGTCCGTTCGCCTGGCTGGTGGCCTCCTACGGCATCTCGCAGCTCGGGTTCTGGGCCTTCTTCCTGGCCATCCTGGGACAGGCCGGCTTCGAGTACCACGCCGGCGCGTTCCAGCTGGGGATCCTGTTCTCGAGCTTCTCGATCTCGTTCCTGCTGCTGACCGCGCCGCTCGGGCAGGTGTGCGACCGGTGGAGCCCGAAGTGGATGGTGGTGGCGGGCCAGGTCGTTTCCATCGCCTCGATCGTCCCGGCGATGGTCGGTCACTCCGTGGGGTGGCTGTACGCGGCGTCCGTGATCGACGGCGTGGCCGCCGCGGCGGCCATCCCGGCGCGGGGCTCCCTCACCGCGCTGCTAGTGGACCGGGACGAGCTGGTCCGGGCCAACGGCACCATGAACACCGCCTCGATGTTCGCGGTCATCTTCGGCCCGGTGGTGTCCGGGTACCTGGTGAAGGGGTACGGCCACCGCGCGGCGTACTGGTTCATCCTCGCGGTCATCGGCGTGGGTCTGGTTCTGCTGTTCCCCATCGAGGACCGCCGGCCCCGGGGAAGCAGCGAGAACAGCTTCGGGCGCGACCTGGCCGACGGGTTCCGTCTGTCGTGGCGGCACCGCGAGCTGCGCGCGCTCCTCCTGCTGGCCGGCTCGGCCTGGTTCCTGATCACGGTGCTCATCACGCTGGAGCCGCTGTTCGTGAAGCAGGTGCTGCACCGCAAGATCGACTCGCTGGGGATCCTGTGGTCGGCGCACGGGGTGGGCGCGTTCGTGGGCGCGCTCGCGGTGACCCGGATGAAGCGGGCCGGCGGGCGGGAGGTGCTCCTGCTCGGCGTGGCGCTGCTGGTGGGATCGGCCGGGTTGCTGGTGTACGTGGGGACGCCGCTGTTCGGCGTGGCCATCGTGGGCAATGCCATATTCGGCGTGTCCTTCGCCTGGTTCGTCTCGCTGTCGCAGGCCCTCATCCAGCGGGTGACGGCGGAGGACATGGTGGGGCGGGTGACCGGGGTGGTGGGCATGCTCCAGGAGACGTCCTCCCTGGCCTGCGCGGTGGGAATCTCGGCGCTGGCCGGGGTCATCGCCGCCGTGCAGCCGTACCTGATCGGCTCCGCGCTGGCCATGAGCGTGTTCGGTTTCTACGGGCTGCGGGTGGGGCGGACCTTCGGCCGGTCCGGCCCGTCCACCTCCGTCCCCGCCCCCGCCACGGAGGCTCCGGCCCTGGCCCACCCCGACCATGGCTAG